A genomic stretch from Onychostoma macrolepis isolate SWU-2019 chromosome 02, ASM1243209v1, whole genome shotgun sequence includes:
- the LOC131529515 gene encoding olfactory receptor 2T2, which translates to MTNTSDLMDLAFVLQTVTSSNQADTNRLLETIKAFVHFGAFIVTGLFTCLIIATVRNNQELRQNPRYILLCQHCICVTGFNIMGAVVHTLRRLRWPISRITCWILFDLQVVMARGLMITLTLMSVSTCLSICMPLRYPILVQCLYRWVALVACILALLNPVVFTVLACVRFPWDYVVGLDTECSTALEGTACIASALALLLLLVVLIIISYVAIYLEGRRAGHFTQSNSKGRRTILIHSLQMSLHILPSLIIISRHQEALPVAVSIFILFSFAQSLSPVVFGLRCKELYKYMPQFLPCVWGNCGSCGHIGSIESTSTGTVTSAETAASIETNASTCMATSTPSAITTEHEGEIEGSDFAELTV; encoded by the exons ATGACCAACACCAGTGATCTGATGGATTTGGCTTTTGTGCTTCAAACAG TGACCAGCTCCAATCAAGCTGACACCAATAGGCTTTTGGAGACCATAAAAGCATTTGTCCACTTTGGAGCATTCATTGTCACTGGTCTCTTTACCTGCCTCATCATAGCGACAGTGCGTAACAACCAGGAGCTGCGTCAGAACCCTCGCTACATCTTATTGTGTCAGCACTGCATTTGTGTGACAGGCTTCAACATTATGGGCGCAGTTGTACACACTCTTCGCAGGCTACGTTGGCCAATCTCTCGAATCACATGTTGGATCCTCTTCGACCTGCAGGTGGTGATGGCACGAGGTTTGATGATCACCCTCACACTGATGTCTGTCAGCACTTGTCTGTCCATTTGCATGCCACTCCGCTACCCCATTTTGGTCCAGTGCTTGTACCGCTGGGTCGCATTGGTGGCTTGCATTCTCGCCCTGCTCAACCCCGTAGTGTTTACCGTCCTAGCCTGTGTACGCTTTCCGTGGGACTACGTGGTTGGACTGGACACCGAGTGCTCCACTGCTTTGGAGGGCACCGCATGCATCGCCAGCGCTTTAGCATTGCTGTTATTGCTGGTGGTGCTTATTATCATAAGCTACGTGGCGATTTACCTGGAAGGCAGACGTGCTGGCCATTTCACACAATCCAACAGTAAAGGCCGCCGCACCATTCTCATCCACAGCCTTCAGATGAGCCTCCACATTCTTCCCTCTCTCATCATCATCTCCCGGCATCAGGAGGCGCTCCCCGTAGCAGTGTCGATTTTTATCCTCTTCAGTTTTGCGCAGTCCCTGAGCCCCGTGGTGTTCGGCCTACGCTGCAAAGAGCTCTACAAGTATATGCCACAATTTCTGCCATGCGTCTGGGGAAACTGTGGCAGCTGTGGTCACATTGGGAGCATAGAGAGCACCAGCACTGGGACAGTCACCAGTGCGGAGACTGCCGCCAGTATAGAGACTAACGCCTCCACCTGTATGGCCACCAGCACCCCATCTGCCATTACCACAGAGCACGAGGGTGAGATTGAGGGGTCAGACTTCGCCGAGTTAACCGTATAA
- the fbxo36b gene encoding F-box only protein 36b isoform X1: MASLLGETLFEVSGQGPAPMKDYFHFAITKSQVIWSWWKISLRSDCRNTPPGQLRESHEDFLEDNRLQNQVGMVFGPHILQYSQNLCQGHYDYIVRLPNALLFNIMEHLDLEDISVVSRTCRRFKELCNSEEFWEQTVRKHCDTVTPTVEALAEEVGWRTIFFTNKLQLQMQISRRKQKENQPCEDKNEPSPSSVPLE, from the exons ATGGCGAGCTTACTGGGAGAAACTCTGTTTGAGGTCAGTGGACAAGGTCCTGCACCCATGAAGGACTATTTCCACTTTGCAATAACAAAATCTCAG GTAATTTGGAGCTGGTGGAAGATATCTTTGAGATCAGACTGCAGGAACACACCACCAGGACAACTGAGAGAATCACATGAAGACTTTTTAGAAGACAATCGTCTCCAAA ATCAAGTGGGCATGGTATTTGGTCCTCACATCTTGCAATACTCCCAAAATTTATGCCAGGGCCACTATGATTACATTGTCCGTCTCCCCAATGCTTTACTTTTCAACATCATGGAACATCTGGACCTTGAAGACATTTCAGTCGTTTCACGCACCTGCCGTAGGTTTAAAGAG CTTTGTAACTCTGAGGAGTTCTGGGAGCAGACAGTGAGGAAGCATTGTGACACTGTGACACCAACAGTGGAGGCTTTAGCTGAGGAGGTTGGCTGGAGGACAATTTTCTTCACCAACAAGCTGCAGCTGCAGATGCAGATTAGTCGCCGGAAGCAGAAGGAGAATCAGCCCTGCGAGGATAAAAACGAGCCAAGTCCCTCTTCAGTACCTTTGGAGTAA
- the fbxo36b gene encoding F-box only protein 36b isoform X2 produces the protein MASLLGETLFEVIWSWWKISLRSDCRNTPPGQLRESHEDFLEDNRLQNQVGMVFGPHILQYSQNLCQGHYDYIVRLPNALLFNIMEHLDLEDISVVSRTCRRFKELCNSEEFWEQTVRKHCDTVTPTVEALAEEVGWRTIFFTNKLQLQMQISRRKQKENQPCEDKNEPSPSSVPLE, from the exons ATGGCGAGCTTACTGGGAGAAACTCTGTTTGAG GTAATTTGGAGCTGGTGGAAGATATCTTTGAGATCAGACTGCAGGAACACACCACCAGGACAACTGAGAGAATCACATGAAGACTTTTTAGAAGACAATCGTCTCCAAA ATCAAGTGGGCATGGTATTTGGTCCTCACATCTTGCAATACTCCCAAAATTTATGCCAGGGCCACTATGATTACATTGTCCGTCTCCCCAATGCTTTACTTTTCAACATCATGGAACATCTGGACCTTGAAGACATTTCAGTCGTTTCACGCACCTGCCGTAGGTTTAAAGAG CTTTGTAACTCTGAGGAGTTCTGGGAGCAGACAGTGAGGAAGCATTGTGACACTGTGACACCAACAGTGGAGGCTTTAGCTGAGGAGGTTGGCTGGAGGACAATTTTCTTCACCAACAAGCTGCAGCTGCAGATGCAGATTAGTCGCCGGAAGCAGAAGGAGAATCAGCCCTGCGAGGATAAAAACGAGCCAAGTCCCTCTTCAGTACCTTTGGAGTAA